Genomic segment of Paenibacillaceae bacterium GAS479:
CTCTCCAGAATCTTGACACGAATGACCTCTCCCTTAAAGAAGGCATGTTCAACAACCCCGTTCTTGAACGGCACGAGTAGCCAGCAATCCAACTCCTTGCCAGCTTCTACTGGTTTGCTCCCCTCGCAAAGAAACGAGATTCCGCCTCCTCCCACATCATCAGTCATACCGATGAAGCGCTGCTGTCCCCTGAGCGAGACGGCCAATTCCAACTCGGCCGGCACACGCAGGAAGCTGCGACGCTGAATTCTGGTCATGCTTCCCGGATCCACTTTGCGGATTCGGACAAGTCTTACAATATCATCGCGGTGACCGATAACATGCGAATTGAAATAATGCTTGACCCCTTCTTTGCTAATCAGATGTATGGATAGCTCATCGCCCAAATACAGCTTCTTAAGCTTGCCGCTCGGCTCATGGATCGGAATCTCTAAAAATAATGAATCCTCGTCTTCATCCGCCACCCTGGACTTATAGACGACTTGGGCTTCCTCATCATCGGAAGAAGCGACCTGAATATATAAAGTGTCATTGATTCTAGGCAGCAAAAAAAGGCCCCCTCCCGTAATGCCATGATTATAGCATGTCGGATTAAGGGGAGCCATAACGAATGCTGGCGTTTTTTTCCTGCGCGAAGTTCTTACTCTCCTGGCAGTTCCTCTACCGCTTCCTCTAAGCCGGTATTGGCGTTCATGTAGATTTTGAAATTAGCTCCGTTGCTTTTTCCCTTGAACTCATAACAGAGAACTTCTTGGTTATCTTCGTTCTTAATGAGCGCAAGACGCGCCGGAGACTCACTCATTGCCGGAGTCAGCCCTTTGCGTACCTGCTCGGCGGTCATCGTCGGTTTATCCAGCTTACGATCGCGATGAGCATATACGTATTCTTTGGCCTGCAAACCTACAACCTCACCGTTGTCGAGAGCTACCTTAACCGTTACGTTTTCAGGATAAACGAGCACATTATCCTGTTTGTGGACAAACGTCAGATAACCTTCATTACCGTACTGATCATACGTGATCGGTTCCATGCCATCATACCCATGTTTGGCCAAAAATGTCGCCGCATGGGAGCGAGCCTGCGCCATGTCCACCTTTTTATTGGCAATATCACGTGAATTCATGTACCAGATCAGCTCGCCTCCCCGATACGTATAATCCATCGTGAAATTTTTCCCTTCGCCTTTGTTGACAAAGGCGGAGAAGGTCGCATAATCGGTGCCTTTGCCATTCTCGGTTACCTCGATATCTTTTGAAGAGTTATCACCAAGGAAAGCAGCGGCTTTTTTCTTGATTTCTTCCTTAGTAGCCGGGTTGCCGGAAAGCATCTTAACTGAGCGCTTCTCATAAAGGCTCATTACCGTTGGGCCCCAATCGATCGCTTCATACTTCCCAACCTTGCCGTCAACTCCGCTGAAGCCATCAACAATGGCATTACCAGATGTCTGTTTACTCGCAGCTAGTGCAGTCTCGACATCCATCCAACGCAGTTTGTCCTGCAGTACATTGTCCTGAACCTTTGCCAAATCCCGATTGATTTCCGACGATTTATCGAATAGCGTTTGCATCGTCTTCATCTCACCATCCGTGAGGGGCTGCTTAGTTAAATCCCTCATAGATGCTTTATAGGCGAAGTTCGAAATATGCGACAGGAAGTCGCCGGTTTTCTTGAAAGGCATCATCGTCAGCGGCAGCTGGTTAATTTCGCTTTGTGCCTGACTTGTCAGCTTCCAGACGTTGACTAAGCTTTTGCGTTGGAAGCCTTGCGAAGCCGCATTGACCGCAAGCGTGCTCCCAAGCTGGTGATTGAGCTTGTTCATATCATCGCTCAATTCATGAAAAGCTTTTTGATATTGAGTCTCTGCCTTGATGAGAATCGAGTTTTTTTCCTGATTTTCTTGATAACCCCAATAGACGGCGCCAATAAGCAAAAGGGTCACGATTGGGAAGAGCACGCTGCTCAGTCGTCGGTACATAATGCACAAGCTCCTTTCTTCTGCCAAACCTGGTGTTAGTTTGGTTAGAGGAAAGGAGCTTTATGCACCGGTTAGACCGGCATTTCTTCAATTTCGAAATCGTCGGTGTTATTACAAAGGCATTGCTTGAAGCCCGTATCTATCCGGACCCCGTCACGCCTGCCTCTGAGGACGAACTTTTCTCCGCACATTTTGCAACGGATGCTGATTTTCACTCTCATTTCTTCCATGCCGGTCCTCCTCTTGTATCCAACCTAAATCGTCGATACGTCAAGTATGGACCGTTATTCTACAGCTTAACCTCTTCTTCCCTGCCAACGATGCGGAAAGGAGATCTTGCATTGGCTCTTCCGATTTTGCCAAAACCCCAAATCCAAAACACTGCCATGAATGGTACGATAATCCAGGCCAGCTGTTTAACGTCCGAGGTAAGAATCCAGTTGTAGATCCCATGCCACAACGCTGGGAGCACGAGCGAATATGCGAGCAGTCGGCGAGAATTACGAGCAGGAGCGAACTTGGCCTTGCCCATGTAATAACCCATCATGATGCCGAATAGCGCATGGCCCGACACGGGCAATAGAGCGCGCAACATCAACGTCGTAAATGTAGAAGGAAGATACACGGCATACATAATATTCTCAAGCGTCGCGAAGCCAAGCGATATGCTTGCAGCATAAACGATGCCATCATAAGGCTCGTCAAATTCGGTGTGGTTGAAAATAATATGGTAAAGAACGAACCATTTGGCCATCTCCTCGATCCCGCCGGATAACCCGAAGGACAATAAAAAGGGATTGCTTCCTAGCCAGAGTTCAATGCCGCGCTGAATAACCATTACAGGCACAACGACTAACATTCCAGTCAGAAACAGCTTCATGACGAGATGAATGGGTTCGCTATCGTAACGGTCCTTGAGGTACAGATAAGTGAGTAGCGCGATACCTGGTGCTACGGCAGCGGTTAAGATTGAAAACAGCAGCAAGCGTCGTCACGCCTCCTTTATCATTATTTGACCTCATGGTCATCGTAAGTTCTCTATCGCTCGAAAGGAAACGTCTCCGAGGCACAAAAAAGGAGCACTCGCGCCGTAAGCGACGTTCGCGAATGCTCGTTGCATCTTAAAGTTAAGATGAGAAATGATTGCATAGCTCCCGAACAGCAGCGGACGGCATAATAGCCTTGCCATACTCTTCAAGCACTGCGGAGGTAACAGAAGTTGCCTCGCCATACTCGGCAAGAACTGCAATAAGAGCATTTTGCAGGGGTGCTTCGGAAGATGTGGTGTCGAAGGCCAAAATCCATCGTCCATGATAGGAGTATAACTTGCCTTCCTCCGTCAATCGGGAAGCTTTGAGTTGCTTAGCAGCAGATATGACATCCTCGAAATCGCGGAAAGAGTACATGATGGTATCGCTGGATTCCAGCGTAACCTCCATCTCGTATATGTCCTCATCGGCATCTTCCTCGTCCATCTGGCTGCCATCTGAGCTAATGTTTATCTTGCCGCGGGTAACGATAACGACCATACCTTGCGCAGGCATCGCGATTACCTCGACCGCAAGCGGTCCATTTGCATCAAAGCCGAGTTCCGAATAGGCCTGGTCCATCATCTCGCTGAACAACTCGTGCACTTTCGGTATCTCACGCCACATATCGTCCTTCTGGATCCCGCGCTCCAGCAGGTCGTCGAACGTCAGAAATATGCGAATTTTGTCTTGCCCCAGCCGTTCGATCTTCATGACAGGATCCTCCTCTGCAGCATCGGATATAACAGCGTATGATGCGCAAGCCATAAGGTGCGGCATACGTGCCATATGACTATATTACCATCTCTAGAGAAGGATTGCACGAGCACAGCAAAAAAAGCAGCCGCCCATTCCGGAGGGAATAGACGGCTGCTACGTTAATGAAGCGGAGGGCTCGCGCCTGCTTCGCTCATGATTTTTTCAGTCTCTTTTTTTGCAGCAGGATCGCTGCTTACTAACGCGGCAATTTGCGCCCATGCTTGAGCATCCGAGGCGCCGGAATTCCCGGTCTCTTGCCGCGGTGCAGCAGTGGAACGGCTGTCATGCTCATGCACAGACGAGCGATCACCAGATATGTTTTTTTTTATCATACCGGAGAGCGACTTACGGACCGCTCCTGACCATAGCTGGCTTACAGCTACGCTGGCGGCGGCCGCCATTCCAGGTCTTTTGCGAGCAACATATAGCGCCATCGCCGCCCCAGCAACTCCTCCAACTATAAGGCTTCCGAGCTTCAAGGCCATTCCTCCTTCATATGCCGGCGAACCGGCTCAGCTTGATGCCTGTAGTATGCCCGCTCGGTTCTCCTTCATGCGCCCTCGACTTTAAGAGGTTGTTCAAAAAGGCCACCATTGATCACGATGTAAAACCAGGAAGCGAACTCGACAT
This window contains:
- a CDS encoding adapter protein MecA 1/2: MKIERLGQDKIRIFLTFDDLLERGIQKDDMWREIPKVHELFSEMMDQAYSELGFDANGPLAVEVIAMPAQGMVVIVTRGKINISSDGSQMDEEDADEDIYEMEVTLESSDTIMYSFRDFEDVISAAKQLKASRLTEEGKLYSYHGRWILAFDTTSSEAPLQNALIAVLAEYGEATSVTSAVLEEYGKAIMPSAAVRELCNHFSS
- a CDS encoding spore germination protein is translated as MYRRLSSVLFPIVTLLLIGAVYWGYQENQEKNSILIKAETQYQKAFHELSDDMNKLNHQLGSTLAVNAASQGFQRKSLVNVWKLTSQAQSEINQLPLTMMPFKKTGDFLSHISNFAYKASMRDLTKQPLTDGEMKTMQTLFDKSSEINRDLAKVQDNVLQDKLRWMDVETALAASKQTSGNAIVDGFSGVDGKVGKYEAIDWGPTVMSLYEKRSVKMLSGNPATKEEIKKKAAAFLGDNSSKDIEVTENGKGTDYATFSAFVNKGEGKNFTMDYTYRGGELIWYMNSRDIANKKVDMAQARSHAATFLAKHGYDGMEPITYDQYGNEGYLTFVHKQDNVLVYPENVTVKVALDNGEVVGLQAKEYVYAHRDRKLDKPTMTAEQVRKGLTPAMSESPARLALIKNEDNQEVLCYEFKGKSNGANFKIYMNANTGLEEAVEELPGE
- a CDS encoding c-di-GMP-binding flagellar brake protein YcgR, contains PilZNR and PilZ domains — encoded protein: MLPRINDTLYIQVASSDDEEAQVVYKSRVADEDEDSLFLEIPIHEPSGKLKKLYLGDELSIHLISKEGVKHYFNSHVIGHRDDIVRLVRIRKVDPGSMTRIQRRSFLRVPAELELAVSLRGQQRFIGMTDDVGGGGISFLCEGSKPVEAGKELDCWLLVPFKNGVVEHAFFKGEVIRVKILESGRKQAMIKFTTISEADRQKIIRCCFEKQLEYRK
- a CDS encoding Membrane proteinase PrsW, cleaves anti-sigma factor RsiW, M82 family, translating into MLLFSILTAAVAPGIALLTYLYLKDRYDSEPIHLVMKLFLTGMLVVVPVMVIQRGIELWLGSNPFLLSFGLSGGIEEMAKWFVLYHIIFNHTEFDEPYDGIVYAASISLGFATLENIMYAVYLPSTFTTLMLRALLPVSGHALFGIMMGYYMGKAKFAPARNSRRLLAYSLVLPALWHGIYNWILTSDVKQLAWIIVPFMAVFWIWGFGKIGRANARSPFRIVGREEEVKL